The Bradyrhizobium barranii subsp. barranii genome segment GGCGTCATCACAGAAATTGATCAGGCGCTCATAGACGATCTTGGCCCGAGCTTCTGCGGCGATGTTGCTGCGCAGATCGACGTCGAGTTCTCCGGTGATCTTGAGATAGTCCGCCGTCCAGGCACTGCCTTGCGAGTTGAACAGATTGACACCGCCGCCTCCGGCAATCGCGATCAAGGGATCGGCTTCCGCCGCTTCGCGATCGAACTTCATGGGCTTCAAGTGCAGCCGCGCGAGCGATCCGACGACCTCAAGGTGGCTCAACTCCTCGGTTCCAATATCCATGAGGAGATCCTTACGGTCGGGATCCTCGCAGTTGAGACCCTGAATGGAATACTGCATGGCGGCCGCAAGCTCGCCGTTGGCGCCACCGAATTGCTCCAGCAGCATATTGCCGAACCGGGGATCGGGCTCGTCGACCCGGACTGTGAACATGAGCTTTTTGACGTGATGATACATGGAAAGACCTTTGACTACAGGAGATACCGGGGCCAACTGAGCGCTGTGTTGGACGTTCCTAATTCGGATCGTGCCGCGACCAGATGCTTCTCGGGAGAATCAGGTGGCTCAATGCAGCGTTTCCGCCGCGGCTTCGTCGACAGCGGCCATCAGGTCAGCCGTATCCGATTGCTGGATCATGTGACCCGCATTCGGGACGCGACGCATCTTGCTGTGCTTGATCTCGTCATGCAGCCTGCCGGACTGTTCGTCGATGTCGATGAGGCGGTCGTCCTCGCCGGCCAGGATGGTGACCGGCATGGCCAATTCGCCGTAAGTCTTCGCCGACAGCATCGCAGAAGGGACCATCAACGCCGCTTCCGCGGCACCCGCACGAAGCTGCGACGGGCGCACCGCCAGTGATTTGGGGAAGCCGTCGAATTTTTCCGGGACGGATTTGGGCCCGAACAGCTGCCGCAGCATAGTCGGCCACATCAGGCGGCTGAGGATCGGCGAGATCGTGTGACTGAGGATGTCGCCAAACCCTGGTATCGCCGGCCCGGCCATCGCCATCATCGCGTCGGTGCGGGCCGTCGGGAAATAATAGCCCGACGCCAGTATCAAGGCTTCGACCAATGAGGGGTGCCTGCTTGCCAGGGCGATCGCAACCGATGCGCCCCAGGAATGTCCGAGCACGATCGCCTTGTCGACGCCAAGGTGCGCAAGCGCGTCTTTGAAAAGGTCGGCTTGGGCGGCCGGCGTCCACACCACGTTGCGCGGCCTCAGACTGTGCCCGAAGCCGGGACGGTCGAACACGATGACCCGATAGTCCTTGGCTGCAAGATCGATCAGGCCACTCGACTCGAAATCCTGGATCATGCTGCCATTGCCATGGAGCAGAACCAGCGGGCGTCCGGACCCGCGCTCGACATAGTGCAGCCGAACACCGTCGATGTCGATGAACCGCCCTTGGGGCGGATTATCACGCTGCGCCTTGTCGGCAAGGCGCCGATTGACGAACGCGGCCGCTGCGAGCAGGCCGGCCGTCGCGGCAATCGTGGAGGCCAAGGGATGTTCTGCGAGAGCATGAAGGGCCGTGGCCGCCAAAGATGGCGAACGTTTTTTCAGTATGCGCATGTGACACTTTCGCTGACTGCGGCCAGCTGTTGGAGAGTGGGGAAGGGACGCTTCCGCATTGACGCCCTTGGTCGCATCACGACCGCGATGGCGCCGGATTCTTGCTGGAGGAGATTTCCGTGCGTCGCGGGTGCGGTTCGGAGACCGGATCAGCACCATCGAGCAGGGATCGATTTCGCCTTCTTGGGACCCGGAACAGTGCTGGTCCGGACCTCCCGGCATGCGCATTCACGGATCATGTCGTGCAGACGCAACAGGAGGGACGGAGAGATGTTCCTAATCCGATGGAGAGATGTTCCTAATCCAATGGATGCAGCCCGCAGTCGGCCATTGACGTAGATCGGAGGCAAAGGCGTGGTTTCTCGGGACCGCGCACTGGTGAATGTCATTTGCGACACCATATCCAGGATATCACCCGCACAGACATGACAGGCGCCGGTGACAGAGAGACGCTGCCGCGCTCCCGCCACAACCGGAGGCGCGCATTGAACGTTATCTCCTATCCCCTGCATCTCTGCCGCAAGTTCGATCGCCGCTGGAGCGCGAAAGCGGTTCAGGACGAGACACAGCAATCCCCGTCACAACGGCCCAACGGCTGTACCGCCTGCGGGCGAATAGTGGCGGCTCCCTTGCATGCGACCTACTTGCCCACCGGGAACTTCGTCAATCAGTGGCGGTGCCCTGTGTGCAAGAACTCCTGGCAGACCTCTGCCGATGCCACGAGCAGCACTGATATCCAATTGAGCCAGTCCGAGCATCTTCGGCAGAATGCCGGGCACTGCCTGACGCTGGAAGACACCGCTGCCAACGACGCGGCGCGCAAGCAGTTCAGGAGCATGGGCGATGCCTGGCTCGCTCTCGCGGAGACGCAGGAGTGGCTCGATGGCGCGACGCCGCCGGTCTCGCGACCGCAGCCGCAAAGCGCTGATTTGATTCCGATGCCAACGCAGGGGCGTTCGTCATGAATGAGAAGCGCAACCGCGTGCGTCAGGCGGATTCACTTGCCGAGCGTCTCGCAGCTGATGCACTGAGGCTGCGTGAAGAGGCCTCGCACCTTGAACCCGGCCCAGAGCGGGATGCGCTGCTGAGCAAGGCACACCGGAACAAGATGGCTGCCGATATCAACTCCTGTCTGACCGCTCCGGGACGCCGCTTGCCTGGATAGCCAGCGCAGATCTCGAGCCCGAGCTTTCACCGTTTGCCGATAGTAACGAACCACCAAGGGTCCGATTGAGACCCATGGACGATTTGGCGTGGGCAGCACTGCCGGGTCTGACGCAGGCAAACGGTCGACCTTTCCCCGGAATGCAAGGACCAGATGACATGGATCGAGACAAGAGCGGCCGCATCGTTGAGACTGCGCTCGAAGCGCGCCAAGGCGAGCTCGGTCCCAGCGTGTTGATGCTGCTGGGTGTGAGTGTGGAACTTGCAGTCATCCTCATGGTGATGACGTGGATGATATTCTTCAGAACCTGAGCGTGAAGGAGATGTCAAAGCGCGAGACGTAGGAACTAAAGCTCTGATGGGGGCTTGGATCACTCCTTAGACACTGGAGACCATCATGAAGCGCCCATCGTTTATCGTTTGCATTTCTTTATTCGCGGCGGCCACCGCCTTCGCAGCTGCTCCGGCCTCGGCACAAAATCCACCGGCGCAGTCCGGACCGAACAACAGCGCGGTCAACAGCGCGGGGCAAAACAACTCCGACGCTCCTGTCGCAGGTCGCAACAGTTTCACCGAAGGACAAGCCAAGTCGAAGATCGAGGATGCCGGCTACGCCAACGTCACCGAACTGAAGAAGGACGACAACGGTGTTTGGCGCGGCCATGCCAGCAAGGGTGGATCTGCCACCGCGGTCAGCGTCGACTTTCAAGGCAACGTCAATTCGGCCAAGTAAGCCATTAAGCAAATAAGAAGGACACACAATGACCATTACAATTTCTCGTCTTTACGACAACTACAGCACTGGGCAGCAGGCGGTTCAGCGTCTCGAAGCTGCCGGCGTGCCGCATTCGGACATCAGCATCGTCGCCAATAATTCGGACAGCTGGTTCAACACCGACAAGAAGGTGGACCGTGACCGCGATGGCGTCGACGATCGCGCCGAAGGTGCCGGCAAGGGCGCCGGCATCGGTGCGGGCGTGGGTGGCACTGCCGGCCTTCTCGCCGGTCTCGGCCTCCTCGCAATCCCCGGCCTCGGACCCGTCGTTGCGGCCGGTTGGCTCGCCGCGACCGCGGTCGGCGCGGCCGCCGGAGCCGCAACCGGCGGTGTCGTCGGAGCGATGACTGAGGCCGGCATTTCGCGGGAAGATGCGGACTCCTATGCCGAGGGCGTGCGTCGGGGAGGCACGCTGGTGTCGGCGCGGGTCGCAGATGCCGATCGATCCCGCCTTGACGCAGTCCTGAACGAGTCGTCGGTCAATTTGCGTGACCGCAGCGCCGCCTGGCAGAAGACCGGATGGAAGTCGTTCGATCCCGCCAGCAAGCCCTACGGTGCGGACGAAGTTCGCAAGGAGCGGCAGCTCTACGGTGGATCAGTGCGTTAAGGATCAATGCGCCAATGAGATCGCGACGGCCCGCTTCGGCGGGCCGTCTTTTCGTGCGGCTACGCGTACAGATATCCAACCGGCTTGCCCTCGGTGCGCAGGGGGCGGATGTCCTTCTGCGTGATGATCTGGCCGGCGAGGCCGTCGATCTCGTCGCGCTGGGTCGGCGTCCAGCTGCAAAGGTCGTTCATGCCCTTTAGAAGACCGAGGCGGAGCACTTGCGTGTTCTCGCCGAGGCCGACGAGGCTGATCGAGCTCTTGCCCGCCGTCACCACATCGCCAGCCGCAAGCTCGATCGCCTCACCGGCCTTGTTCTTGAATTCGGCCGTGCCGCGAATGACGCGGTAGATTGCGACCTCGCCTTTGGCGAAACAGCTGGCGTCTGCTGCCGTCGATGTGCTCTTCGGCAGGAGTGAATGGCCACGCGGGTCGGTTGCGATGATGTGGCCGGTGACGAGATGGCCGCTCGGCACTTCGATGCCGATGTCGCGCACGTACACCGGCATGGCCGATTTGATCGGACCGTCGACGAGCGGCTTGAACAGCGCGTCCAGCGCGAGTGGGTCCTGAAGCCAGAAGCCCGCGCCGGCCGGCCGGTTGTGCAGCGGGTGGCTCCAGGCCACGCGCGGTGTCTCGGCCTCGTTGATCTGGTCCGGACCGACGATGGTCGGGTTCGGAAAGGTCGTCGGATCGGTCACGAAGGCTTCGAGGAATTTGCCGGAGTAGCCCATCGAGATCGGGTCGGGCACCACGGTCTGCGGCGTCTTCAGGTTTTCTTCGGTCGACAGTCCCGACCAGGTGTAGAACAGCTGACGGTGGACGATCGCGCTTTGCAGCATCACCGCGCCGGGGCCGACATTGTAGAAGCGCCCGTCGTAGTCGAAGGTGAAGGCGCCCGAGGTGACCAGCACGAGCTGAAAGCCGCCCGGCGGAAGATGAAGATGGAAATCGGTGGGGCCGGTGTCCGGGCGGTAGATCGGGAGGTTCGTCGCGACTTCGTGCAGGAGGAAGGTTTCGTTGTTGGCGTGGAAGCCCTCGTTCGCGCGGTTGTAGAGGGCTTGCGGCCGGTACGTCGGTTCGAACTTGGCATTCCTGTCGCGATCGATCGCCACGAAATCCTGAGCGTTGAGGCGTAGGGGTGCGCCGTTCGGATGGGTGAGGCCGGTAAATTTGAGATCGCCGGCGGCATGCACGTTCATGGCACTCTCCGATCTTTGCCGCTCACCCGGTCTCCGGGCGCACGCATCTTGCTGCGCCAATTCGTGGGAGCAGGGAATCAGGCCTGACGCTGCCTTGCGAATTCTGGGCCAGTCGAGATGCAGCACGATGCGGGGGCTCGGCGGCCCCGCACGGCGCGATGAAAAATCGAGATTGCACCTGAGGTTAGGCGGCGCGTTAGGCTGGCCTGCCTGGGCCTCATCGCCGAACCCTCAACCCCGACGACGGGGCGCGGTTTGTCAAATTTGTCGGCAAGCCCCGGCGCGGGCGTGCAGCCGCGCAGGTTGCGTCGATCAGCAAAGGCCGGCGGCAGGGCATGTGAAACCGCTCATTCGATCGGCTGACGTGTGATCCGCTCGGGCTTGCCGATCGGGCTGTCCGCCCACTTCGCCATGTCCATCGTTCGCGCGTCGATGCCTTCGCACCAGAGGCAGCTGAGCTCCGCGCGGCCCTTGGCCGAAAGCAGCGGTACAAGTCCGTGGCCGCAGCCAGCGCAAGGCGTGACGCGATTCACGCGTTCCTCCACGATCACCGAATTCAGGAACGACATTGTCGTTCGCCAAGCTTGCGCGGGCGCTATGACGGCGCACGAACGCTTCCGATCGGAGCGCTCGCGCCCGAGATCGTCGAGGCTGCGATCCAGCGCGAGACCGCCCCGATGTCCTCCGCATTCTCGCGATAGGCGCGAAGCTGGAATTCCGCCGAGCTGCCGCGCTCCACGATGGTCCGGCAGTGCTCGACCTCGGCGGCGCAGTTCAGCGCGGCTGCGTCCCCGGCGACGTCGTCGATGATCCGGGCCAGCAGCTCCGAGATGGTGACCGGCCCGTCTTTCGAGGCAAAGATGCAATCGGTGCCGTAGCGCTGGGCCCGCCATTTGTTCTCGACCGAAATCGCGCGCTCGACCGCCGTGACCTCCTTCGACCGATGCGGCCGCAGATAAAGATGGCGCGTCAGGCAGCGATAGAGCGAGGCGATGGCAACGGCGTCGTCGATGAAGGTGCAGGTGTCGGGCGCGCGAAGCTCGAGGGTCGGATGCCTCATGGACGGCCGCATCGCCCACCAGATATGGCTCTCGTCGGGAATCACGCCGGAGCGTTGCAGCGCGCCGACATATTCGTCGTAGTCGTGCCTGGTTTCGAACAGTTCGGGCAAGCCGGTGCGCGGCAGCTCGGAATAGGCGGCAAGCCGGTAGCCCTTTAGCCCGGTCTTGTGGGAATTCCAGAACGGGGAGGAGGCCGACAGCGCGATGAACAGCGGCAGATGCGGCAGCATCGCCCGCATCACCGCCATCCGCTTCTCGGGATCTGGCAACTGGACGTGCACATGCATGCCGCACATCATGTTGCGGTGGCCGATGCTGCGCAGATCCTCGATCATCTCCTCGTAGCGCGGCTTCGGACTCGGCTGCGACATGCGCCAGACCGCGGTCGGATGCGTGCCGCAGGCCATGATGACGAAGCCGTATTGCGCGGCGACGTTGGCGACCTCGCGACGGAGGAACCGCAGCTCTTCCCGGGCGTCATTGACATCGACGTGAACGTTGGTGGCGACCTCGAGCTGGGATTGCAGCATCTCCCGCATCGCCTGGCCGCCGGTGGACCAGTTCACCGACTCGAACAGGGCGTTGGGCGTTTCGATCGCGACCTCGAAGCTGCGGCGATCGGCGAGGAAGTATTCCTCCTCGATGCCGAAGGAATATTCAGCCGCCTTGCCGTGTCCGCCGGCAGAGCGGATGACGAGGTGCTGCTTGTCGTCGGAGGAATCGAGGCGCAGCAGTTTCAAAACGTCCGAAGCAAATGTCATAGGGCCACCCGGCAGTGGTATTACCTGCGGGCAATAATCCGCCTGACCCGGGCCGGTTCCGCGTCGGCCTCACTGGAAATTGCAAGGTCGAACGGAACAATTTTCAGGGTTTCGGATGCGCGCGCGACCAGCGCGTGATTCGGCGGCACTTCCGTCCAGTCCGTTTCCTTGTCGAACGGCTCGGACACGACGACGACCTGGCCGCCGCCGGCCTCGCGATAATAGAGCGTGTTGGCGGCATCGTTGACCGCGACGCGAAACGCATAGAGATCCCGGCCGTTTGCGATCGCGCTGGTGAAACGCAGGCGCTCACGAAGCACGCCCTCGTTGACCAGGCTGACGAGCGATTGCAGCACGGTTTGCGTTGCGCCAAGGGGATCGCCGTCGAGTCCCGCGCCCATCATGGCGAGGAACACGGCTTCCGAATCGGTCGTGCCCAGCCGCGAGGGGTAGTAGGCATCGGGGATCAGCGCCTCGATCTTGCGCCGCAGGCGATTCCAGCTGCCGACGAAGCCGTTGTGCATGAACATCCACTGGCCGCAGGAGAACGGATGACAATTCTGCCGCGTCACCGCCGTGCCGGTGGCGGCGCGCACATGGGCGAAGAACAGATGCGAGCGCAGATGGCGGCAGAGGTAGCGCAGGTTTTCGTCCGACCAGGCCGGACGTGTCTCGCGGTAAAGGCCGGGCTCCGGATGCTCGCCATACCAGCCGAGACCAAAGCCGTCGCCGTTCGAGCCCGCGGTGGATTGCAGCGAGCGGATGCTCTGCGCGATCAGCGAATGCTCGGGCTCGGTGACGTAAGGCTCGAACGAGGTGGTCTCGCCCCGGTATGCGATCCAGCGGCACATGCGGCCTTCCTGTCAGGATGTGGCGTAAGGTTCACCAACAAGATCGCCTGTGTTGGGTTCCCCGGCGATGTGTTCTGCAAAGTCCGGATCATTTCTGCGGCGTGTTTTAGACGTTCATTTACCCTGCATTGCGGGAACCCGCGCGTTAATACATCTCTTAACGCCGACACGGTTAGGTTGCGCGCAAATTTTGAGTGCGCATCATGAGCCGATTTGTTCTTTTCACCTGCATGGCGTTCGTCTCCACGTTCGTGGGCGTCTCCTGGGCGATGCGCGGATTTCCGGTGTCGCACGTTTCGCTGGTCGGTGAATTGAGGCCCACGCTCAGTTCCTCGTTCGGCGATGAGCATTCAAAGGCCAAGCAGCGGAAGGATTGGGAAGCGGAGCACACCCTGCAAAGCGACAAGGACCCGAAGCAAGACGCACTGCGGATGGACGCATTGCAGGCAAGCACCGCTTACGCGATGTCGCCGTGCGACGACACCATGAAGGCGAACCTGAGGGCGGCTACGGAGGCCTATGCGCGGGGCTGGGTGAAGATCTACGACTGCCCAAATCCGAGAATGGGCATGTTCTGCAGTGAAGAGAAGCGCGATCGGGCGAACGCCGCGTATTCCACGCCGCTGGACGTTCGCGTCAAGGCGCAGCTGGCCGAGGCGTTCAAACAAAAGGGCATCGTCAAGGAAGACTTCCCGGAGGATATCCGCGACGTCGTTCTCTGGTTCACCGGGCCTGGTATGTTGTTTGATCCGTCTCCGGTATGCCTGCCACGGCAGCAGGCGTCGGCGAGCTTCAAATGAGCCGCGCCTGGTTCATCGTCTGGGCGCTTGTCATCTGGCAGGTCGCCGCCTGGGCATTCGCTCCGCAGAAGACAGCCCAGCAACCAGCAGCACCGGTCGATGGTCCGGGCTATGGCTCCAACGAAGAGATATTCGTGGACGGTCGCGCGGGCTTGCGCCGCGAGACCGCTCTGGCGTTCGAGCGCCCTTATGGATCGCGTTGCGCGGGAGAGGGGCGGAAGCAATTCGTCACCCATATCGACTACTACTATTATCGTCGTCAGAACGACATGGAACACTACCCCAAGATTTTCGGGAAAGCCGGGGCAGACTACATCGCCAAGCAATGGTCGACCGGAGACGACAAGCGCCTCGAACGCCTGACGCAGGAAGCCTACGCGCAAGGCTATCTTGCCCTATCGGATTTCGGTGACGTCGGGCGCAAACTGGCGGAAGCCGTTGTCAGGGGCGAGCGCGTCACCGCGCATTCCTGCGCAAGCTGACTCAGGTTGGCAGCGGGATCAGCGCTGCGACCTCGCGATCGCCGTGGTTCTCGCTTGCGGCGAGACCCTGCGCGACGCCGACCCGATCGGCCTCAGGGCGGTTCTGGCTCATCTTGCGCTTACCTTCGAACCGCACCACGGGGATGCGCACGCCGACGATCCCTCGCAGCTGCGCGGCGATGAAGTCAGCGGGCGCGTCACTGACCGCCCACGGCTTTGCGCGCGCGCCTTCGTGCTTTTTGGTCAGCCGCGTCACGGCCTCGAGCAGGCGCTCCGGCTCCTGGAAGAATTCCACCGGACCATAGGCGTGCACGGCGACGTAATTCCAGGTCGGCACCACCTTTTCCGTCTCTTGCTTGGTCGCATACCAGGACGGCGTCACATAGGCGTCGGGGCCGTTGAAGATGGCGAGCGCATGCCGATCGGCGGCAGCTTCCATTGCGGGTTGGCCCTGGCGACATGGCCATAGAGCACGCCGTGCTCGCCTTCGCTCTCGTCGAGGAAGAGCGGCAGGGGCGTTGCGACCGGGCCCTCGGCGGTGGCCGTCACCAGGCTGGCGAGGCGGGCACCGCGGATGGTCGCGCGGATGTTCTCGATGTCGTCGTCCTTGAATGCCGGGGGGATGTACATGGCGTGTCTCCGTTCTTGATGCGGAGATAGCCGGAATCTGGCCTATATGAAACGGCCAGTTCTGTGTGATTTGATCAGTCCAGTTCGGCGGCGGCCTGGGCGAGGAGCTTGCAGCCTCTCTCGATCTGCGCGATCTCCAGCGCCGAATAGCCCATGACGAGACCGACGGTCTTCCGCGTCCGGCCTGGCGTCCGGCTTGGGCCGACCAACAACGCAGAGACGGATAGATGCCGACGCCTTTCGCGCGAGCCGCCTGGATCAATGCATCCTCGCGCTTCTGCGGCAGATCGTCGAGCCACGCCACTACGTGCAGGCCCGCCGCCGTGCCCTCGATCCGGACACGATCTCCGAACCGGCGGCGCAACGCGCCGATCAGTGCCTGCTGACGCTCGGCGTTGCGCCGGCGCACGCGCCTGACGTGGCTGTAATAGGCGCCGCTTTCGAGCATCGAAGCGAGCGCGTGCTGTTCGATCAGCGGCGTGTGCCGGTCCATGATCTGCTTGGCGGCCGCGAACAGGGATCGCAGCCCGGTGGGCACGACCAGGTAGCCGATCCGCAAGGTCGGGGAGAGCGTCTTGGAGACGGTGCCGAGATAGATCACGTTGTCGCTGCCCTCCAGCGCATGCAGCGGCGGAATCGGTCTTGTGTCGTAGCGATACTCGCTGTCGTAATCGTCCTCGATCACGTAGGCGTCGTGCTTGCGTGCCCATGCGAGCAATTGGTGCCGGCGTCCGATCGGCATGACGCCGCCGAGCGGATATTGATGCGACGGCGTCACATAGGCGAGCCGGGCCTCGATGCCGTCGAGCCGCGCTGTCTCCAGTCCGTCCGCGTCAACGGGGATCGGCACCGTCTCGGCGCCCGTCGCCGCGAGCGTGTGCCGCGCCATCTGGTAGCCGGGATCCTCCATCACGAAGCGGTCGCCGGCATCGAGCAGGAGGCGCGCGCAGATGTCGAGCCCCTGCTGCGAGCCGTTCACGACAACGATCTGATCGACCTCGCAGCGGACGCTTCGCGATCGCCACAGATAGCCCTGAAGCGCGGTCCGCAGTCGCAGCGCGCCGCAGGGGTCGTCATAGGCGAGCCGCTCGGGCTTGCGCGCCATCGCGGCCGTCACGGCCTTCTTCCATGCCAGCACCGGGAAATCCGACGGCGAGAGCTCGCCATAGCGGAAGTTGGCGATGAGCCCGCGCGGCGGCTCGATCCAGCGCGGCGGGTCCGACCGCAGCCGCTCGCCGAAGGCCGACAGCTGTACCTTGCGCGCCGAGGGCCGCGATGCGGCGCGCGCGCGTCCGCGTTCGACGACGGCGCGGGCAACCCGCGGCCGCGCGCCATGGCGGGTCTCGATAAAACCTTCGGCGGCGAGCTGTTCATAGGCGACGGTCACGGTCGAACGCGCCACGCCCATCTCGCCGGCAAGCGCCCGCGACGACGGCAGCAGGCCGTCGATGCCGTAGACCCGCGTCAGAATCTGATCCCTCAGGGCTTCGTAGATCTGGCGCGCGCCCATGCGGCCGGCGCGATCGCCGGGAGTCGTCTTCATCTGGACCATCCACATTCCTGGCTCGGCATTCGTCCGAACGGACGAAGCCGGAATGTGGTTCTAGTCCCGTTCGCCGAGAGTTTCGACGTAAGCCTTGCCGTAGGGATAAAAATGCTCCTTGTGGCCTTGATCCCAGAGGGCCTTCAGCCCGGGCGCGGTGATGTCCCAGTCCGGACGGCAATTCATGCTGACGGCTCGGAGATCCTGGCGCAGTTCTTCGACGGTCGGGCGTCCGAAGAACCAGTAGCCGTTATAGATCTTGTGAACGCGCAGGCCGGGCTCCAGCACGATGACATGCGGGATCATCGGATTGTGGACGGGATCGGTGTATTCAGCGATGTCGAGATCCTTCTGAACGATCCGCCGCGAATCCGACAGGAAAGGCCAGTGCGCCCCGACGCCGCTGCGATATTCGTTGGTCTGGGTGATGTTGTCGGTGGTGATCGTGACCAGCCGGCAATAGCCGACCTCCATCTCGCGATGGAGTTGCAGCAGGCCTTCGGCCTGGCGGCGGTCCTTCGGACAGAAGCCGCCGCGGCCGAGAACGAGCACCATCGGATCGCCACCCTGGAGCTCGGAGAGCTTTCGGTGCTTGCCGGTGTGGTCGCTGAGCTCGTAGTCGGGGAAGGTTACTCCCGGCATCATGTCAGGTCGCATTGAACTCTCCCATATCTTCGAACTCTCGCATGTCTTCTCGCATGTCCGGCGTGAGTGCCGACACTCACAGATCGATCACGACGTCGCCCTGGGGCCGTGAACAGCAGATCAGGACATTGCCGTCCGCCGGTGCGTCAAGCGGGTCCGGCGCGTAGCTGACAGATCCGGCCACGAGCCCGCTCTCGCAGTTGTGGCACACGCCGGTCCGGCACGACCAGCGCACGGGAACGTCGCAGGCTTCGGCCAGCTCGAGCAGGCTGGCATATGATGGTCCCCAGCAGACATTGAGGCCGCTGCGGGCGAACGAGACCATCGGACCCGGGCCGGTTGCGCCGGCCGGCAAGTGCGCCCGCTTCTGCGGGGAGGACGCTATGCCGGGTGTCAGGGATGGTCCCGCGCCGAACATCTCGGTGTGAACGCGATCCGCTGCGACGCCGAATGCGGCAAGCCCGCGCGAGAGATCGGTCATGAACGGTGCCGGCCCGCACAGATAGAAATCGCCGTCTGAGGGGACGCCGAGGGTTTGAAGCACCCGGAGGTCCATACGTCCGATCGAGTCGAAATCCACATCGAGACGATCGCCCGGATCGGGCGCGCTGTAGCAGACATGGCTGTGATGGTGGGCCAGCCCAGTCAACAATCCGCGCGCCTCGGCGGCGAACGCATGTTCGCGACCGTTGCGGGCGCCGTGCAGCCACCAGACCTCTCGCGTCGATGCCTCCGCGGCGAGCGCGTGCAGCATCGCAAGCACGGGCGTCACGCCGATGCCGGCACTTAGCAAGACGACGGGCCGCGCATCTTGCCGTAGCGTGAAACTTCCGCGTGGCGCGCCGATCTGCACGGCGTCGCCAATTTTGACCTCGTCGGCGACATATTGGCTTGCCGCGCCGTGGGCTTCGCGCTTGATGCTGATGCGCCAGGACGGGGCATCGGAACGGCTCGACAGCGAATAGCTGCGCGTCATCGCCGGTGCCGTGGAGGTGCCGAGCCGCACGACGACGAATTGCCCGGGCAGGGCGGCGGCGACGGGATGTCCGTCTGTGGGTTCGAGGATCAGTGACG includes the following:
- a CDS encoding carboxylate-amine ligase gives rise to the protein MTFASDVLKLLRLDSSDDKQHLVIRSAGGHGKAAEYSFGIEEEYFLADRRSFEVAIETPNALFESVNWSTGGQAMREMLQSQLEVATNVHVDVNDAREELRFLRREVANVAAQYGFVIMACGTHPTAVWRMSQPSPKPRYEEMIEDLRSIGHRNMMCGMHVHVQLPDPEKRMAVMRAMLPHLPLFIALSASSPFWNSHKTGLKGYRLAAYSELPRTGLPELFETRHDYDEYVGALQRSGVIPDESHIWWAMRPSMRHPTLELRAPDTCTFIDDAVAIASLYRCLTRHLYLRPHRSKEVTAVERAISVENKWRAQRYGTDCIFASKDGPVTISELLARIIDDVAGDAAALNCAAEVEHCRTIVERGSSAEFQLRAYRENAEDIGAVSRWIAASTISGASAPIGSVRAPS
- a CDS encoding redoxin domain-containing protein, with protein sequence MRPDMMPGVTFPDYELSDHTGKHRKLSELQGGDPMVLVLGRGGFCPKDRRQAEGLLQLHREMEVGYCRLVTITTDNITQTNEYRSGVGAHWPFLSDSRRIVQKDLDIAEYTDPVHNPMIPHVIVLEPGLRVHKIYNGYWFFGRPTVEELRQDLRAVSMNCRPDWDITAPGLKALWDQGHKEHFYPYGKAYVETLGERD
- a CDS encoding alpha/beta fold hydrolase, encoding MRILKKRSPSLAATALHALAEHPLASTIAATAGLLAAAAFVNRRLADKAQRDNPPQGRFIDIDGVRLHYVERGSGRPLVLLHGNGSMIQDFESSGLIDLAAKDYRVIVFDRPGFGHSLRPRNVVWTPAAQADLFKDALAHLGVDKAIVLGHSWGASVAIALASRHPSLVEALILASGYYFPTARTDAMMAMAGPAIPGFGDILSHTISPILSRLMWPTMLRQLFGPKSVPEKFDGFPKSLAVRPSQLRAGAAEAALMVPSAMLSAKTYGELAMPVTILAGEDDRLIDIDEQSGRLHDEIKHSKMRRVPNAGHMIQQSDTADLMAAVDEAAAETLH
- a CDS encoding MOSC and FAD-binding oxidoreductase domain-containing protein yields the protein MARLLSVNVGLPRDIAWQGKTVYTGVWKTPVSGPRRVRRLNIDGDGQGDTAGHGGEQRAVYVYQRESYQYWQEHLDRANLVHGQFGENFTVEGLADRDVCIGDRYKIGSALFEVTQPRVTCYRLGIRMEEPDMAALLVRHGRPGFYFRVIEEGDVEAGDEIVRVADGPERMSVSEINALLYLPPHPRDRLERALKIPALSGGWRHSFEALLEQQRKDTTAGNAGLGPASSPPPAWRGFRPFRVARKIAESGNVTSLILEPTDGHPVAAALPGQFVVVRLGTSTAPAMTRSYSLSSRSDAPSWRISIKREAHGAASQYVADEVKIGDAVQIGAPRGSFTLRQDARPVVLLSAGIGVTPVLAMLHALAAEASTREVWWLHGARNGREHAFAAEARGLLTGLAHHHSHVCYSAPDPGDRLDVDFDSIGRMDLRVLQTLGVPSDGDFYLCGPAPFMTDLSRGLAAFGVAADRVHTEMFGAGPSLTPGIASSPQKRAHLPAGATGPGPMVSFARSGLNVCWGPSYASLLELAEACDVPVRWSCRTGVCHNCESGLVAGSVSYAPDPLDAPADGNVLICCSRPQGDVVIDL
- a CDS encoding class II glutamine amidotransferase, producing the protein MCRWIAYRGETTSFEPYVTEPEHSLIAQSIRSLQSTAGSNGDGFGLGWYGEHPEPGLYRETRPAWSDENLRYLCRHLRSHLFFAHVRAATGTAVTRQNCHPFSCGQWMFMHNGFVGSWNRLRRKIEALIPDAYYPSRLGTTDSEAVFLAMMGAGLDGDPLGATQTVLQSLVSLVNEGVLRERLRFTSAIANGRDLYAFRVAVNDAANTLYYREAGGGQVVVVSEPFDKETDWTEVPPNHALVARASETLKIVPFDLAISSEADAEPARVRRIIARR